From a region of the Rhipicephalus microplus isolate Deutch F79 unplaced genomic scaffold, USDA_Rmic scaffold_13, whole genome shotgun sequence genome:
- the LOC142784026 gene encoding uncharacterized protein LOC142784026 codes for MANVHLQRLFFMQIVAWAVVSTVFRTEPHGTDGSLVSLHWRPQRPIDLPLTPFTDSPFKIAASPNCHLFYPAICTPQSHVVPTSLARHRRHTATIKIVAWAGVPTVFRTEPHGTDGSLVSLHRRSLHPIDLPLPPFTDSPLQDHCIAILPPVLPRLLHSLKSRGSHVTGPTLAPHRYYKSTSVTRGPSSGLGNNVSMANAHM; via the exons ATGGCAAACGTTCACCTGCAACgtctgtttttcatgcagattgTCGCCTGGGCAGTTGTTTCGACAGTCTTCCGCACGGAGCCTCACGGTACGGACGGAAGCTTGGTCTCACTGCACTGGCGACCACAGCGCCCAATCGACTTGCCACTTACGCCCTTCACTGACAGCCCCTTCAAGATTGCTGCATCGCCAAACTGCCACCTGTTCTACCCCGCCATCTGCACTCCCCAAAGTCACGTGGTTCCCACGTCACTGGCCCGACACCGGCGCCACACCGCTACGATAAAA attgTCGCCTGGGCAGGTGTTCCGACAGTCTTCCGCACGGAGCCTCATGGTACCGACGGAAGCTTGGTCTCACTGCACCGGCGATCACTGCACCCTATCGACTTGCCACTACCGCCCTTCACTGACAGCCCCCTTCAAGACCACTGCATCGCAATACTGCCGCCTGTTCTACCCCGCCTTCTGCACTCCCTGAAGTCACGTGGTTCCCACGTCACTGGCCCGACACTGGCGCCACACCGCTACTATAAAAGCACCAGCGTCACCCGTGGCCCCTCCAGTGGCCTCGGCAACAACGTATCGATGGCGAACGCTCACATGTGA